The following proteins come from a genomic window of Pseudomonas cichorii:
- a CDS encoding sigma-70 family RNA polymerase sigma factor has translation MSDSSGHLYTFLGIRRELVSYAAKITGDRMQAEDIVQEAWIRFIPQQASAEQPAAYLYRIVRNLALDLIRSRSRELAHQVSPPAWLLPAHISDPAELCQHNMTLERLSRALEAMPENSRRALEMHRFGGCTLAEIAGHLNVSLTTAHRLLRDALVRLAREVDNPDDDKDVSL, from the coding sequence ATGAGCGATTCATCCGGCCATCTGTACACGTTTCTGGGGATTCGCCGGGAACTGGTCAGCTACGCGGCAAAGATCACGGGTGATCGCATGCAGGCCGAAGACATTGTTCAGGAGGCCTGGATTCGCTTCATTCCGCAGCAGGCCAGCGCCGAGCAGCCGGCAGCGTATCTGTATCGGATTGTGCGCAATCTGGCGCTGGACCTCATACGCAGCCGCAGCCGGGAGCTGGCGCATCAGGTCTCCCCTCCTGCCTGGCTGCTGCCGGCGCATATCAGTGATCCTGCCGAACTGTGCCAGCACAACATGACGCTGGAACGTCTTTCCCGTGCCCTTGAAGCAATGCCTGAAAACAGTCGTCGGGCTCTTGAGATGCATCGCTTTGGCGGCTGCACCCTGGCCGAGATCGCCGGGCATCTGAACGTGTCCCTGACCACGGCCCATCGCCTGTTGCGTGATGCATTGGTGCGGCTGGCCCGTGAAGTGGACAACCCGGATGACGATAAGGATGTTTCCCTGTGA
- a CDS encoding FecR family protein, producing the protein MSHEDDALEQAGDWQIRLQEDPQAREAFEQWLQASPEHRAAWLKMEKLWGALGELPALAVAPAPRSQPQPQGKPVKRRIWTRLALAAGLAAVAVLLAPQASLTLRADYHTGVGETRTVQLADGSTITLSPQSALRLIGGDARKVELLQGQAYFQIAPDPQNPFTAQAGQLSVRVLGTAFDLDLQAHSAEVALEHGQVQAENAQPPLSERLMPGQRLKFSWPSGKAEHSHVNPTDIGSWRSGSLFVENQTVADIAERLQRYTSGWIVIADPALKQRRITGVFDLNHPDRALKALAQSLAVETRQVSPWVHVLGSF; encoded by the coding sequence GTGAGTCATGAGGACGATGCACTGGAACAGGCCGGTGACTGGCAGATACGCCTGCAGGAAGATCCTCAGGCCCGGGAAGCTTTCGAGCAGTGGTTGCAGGCCAGCCCTGAACACCGTGCAGCATGGCTCAAGATGGAAAAGCTCTGGGGCGCGCTGGGCGAATTGCCAGCCCTGGCAGTTGCGCCTGCCCCCCGCAGCCAACCGCAGCCACAAGGCAAACCCGTAAAGCGCCGTATCTGGACCCGTCTGGCACTGGCAGCCGGGCTGGCGGCAGTTGCGGTTTTACTGGCGCCGCAAGCCAGCCTCACGCTGCGCGCCGACTATCACACCGGCGTTGGAGAAACCCGAACGGTCCAACTGGCGGACGGCTCCACAATCACCCTCAGCCCGCAGAGTGCATTGCGCCTGATCGGTGGCGATGCCCGAAAGGTGGAATTGCTGCAAGGCCAGGCCTATTTCCAGATCGCCCCCGACCCGCAGAATCCGTTCACGGCCCAGGCCGGACAACTCTCGGTACGGGTATTGGGCACGGCTTTCGATCTGGACCTTCAGGCACACAGTGCCGAAGTCGCTCTGGAGCATGGCCAGGTCCAGGCCGAAAATGCTCAACCACCGCTCAGCGAACGCCTGATGCCCGGCCAGCGCCTGAAGTTCAGCTGGCCATCGGGCAAAGCCGAACACTCGCATGTCAATCCCACGGACATTGGGTCATGGCGCAGCGGTTCGTTGTTCGTCGAAAACCAGACCGTGGCCGACATCGCTGAGCGGCTGCAACGCTATACCAGCGGCTGGATTGTGATTGCCGACCCGGCCCTGAAGCAGCGGCGCATTACGGGCGTGTTCGACCTGAACCACCCGGATCGAGCCCTCAAGGCCCTGGCGCAATCGCTGGCGGTTGAAACCCGGCAGGTGTCGCCGTGGGTGCATGTTTTGGGGAGTTTCTGA
- a CDS encoding TonB-dependent siderophore receptor produces the protein MSRFPALPTLALAILLPMDNVRATETSENLRTARYSIAAQPLASALAQFARQNNLQLSFDAALAQGKIAPAVNGQLSEREALARLLQASGLSWSLTDDRILLLFPQPASGSLDLAPSLITSSAFTEQAGGPVQGYRATRSATGSKTDTALRDMPQSIQVVSRKVIEDQQANSLADALTNVSSVQRSNSHGGSSESFVIRGFKATSYAVDGMLINPLASRPEALRDLANVERAEVLKGPASVLYGRGNPGGLINLVTRKPSFTPEAQVKLQAGSYDFYRLEANASGPLDEARTLAGRMTVATQTERGFRDTFRDSKRTYLAPTLRWEPTDTTRVDGGMEYIDQTSPFDRGLIPVNGKIDMSADRYLGEPWARDKANKFSLWYRAEHDVNDWLTLRQMTRWDQSHKDRYVVDLRGLGPDGRTLARRATDGEERIKTLDMQLEAIARFATGGLNHTVLAGFEYIDGKRRSRSDRASLTSIDIFNPVYGATPSPFAFSEKASFDLTAYSFYLQDQIDLNEQWKLILGARYDDTRQRNTTVGTSDITRTDVDPGKVSPRIGLVYQPTDWLALYTSYSTSFTPQSDIQRNGSLLDPEEGIQYEVGAKFDLIPDRLSATLSAFEITRQNVAATDPEDDNYSVQTGEQRVRGVELDVSGTPLEGWEIIGNISALNAEVTKDTTIQVGNTLEGVPTLSGSLWSSYQLQEGALRGLGFGAGVIAVGERQGDIDNTYDVGGYARIDASLFYDIDENIRVSLNGRNLTDRKYIETVASTDGNYAGAPASVVATLSARF, from the coding sequence ATGTCGCGCTTCCCTGCATTGCCGACACTGGCACTGGCCATCCTCCTGCCGATGGACAACGTCCGGGCCACCGAAACGTCCGAGAACCTGCGCACGGCACGTTACAGCATCGCTGCACAACCGCTGGCCTCGGCACTGGCCCAGTTTGCCCGACAGAACAACCTGCAACTGAGCTTCGATGCCGCACTGGCCCAAGGCAAGATAGCCCCGGCGGTGAACGGGCAGCTCAGTGAGCGTGAAGCGCTGGCCCGGCTGCTCCAGGCGTCGGGATTGAGCTGGTCGCTGACCGACGACCGTATCCTGTTGCTGTTCCCGCAACCTGCCAGCGGCTCGCTTGATCTGGCGCCGTCACTCATCACCTCCAGCGCATTCACCGAACAGGCTGGCGGCCCGGTGCAAGGCTATCGGGCGACTCGCAGCGCGACCGGCAGCAAGACCGACACGGCCCTGCGCGACATGCCGCAGTCGATCCAGGTGGTGTCGCGCAAAGTGATAGAGGATCAACAGGCCAATAGTCTCGCCGACGCCCTGACCAACGTCAGCAGCGTGCAGCGCAGCAACTCCCATGGCGGTTCGTCCGAGAGCTTCGTGATCCGTGGTTTCAAAGCCACCAGCTATGCCGTGGACGGAATGCTGATCAACCCGCTGGCCTCACGGCCCGAGGCTTTGCGCGACCTGGCCAACGTCGAACGTGCCGAAGTGCTCAAGGGCCCGGCGTCGGTGCTTTATGGCCGGGGCAACCCTGGCGGCCTGATCAATCTGGTCACCCGCAAGCCCAGCTTCACGCCCGAAGCACAGGTCAAACTCCAGGCAGGCTCCTACGATTTCTACCGCCTGGAAGCCAATGCCAGTGGGCCGCTGGACGAAGCCAGGACCCTGGCCGGGCGCATGACGGTCGCCACACAGACCGAACGGGGTTTTCGGGACACCTTCCGCGACAGCAAACGCACCTACCTGGCCCCGACCCTGCGCTGGGAGCCAACGGATACCACCCGGGTCGACGGTGGCATGGAGTATATCGATCAGACCAGCCCGTTCGACCGAGGCCTGATTCCGGTCAACGGCAAGATCGATATGAGTGCCGACCGCTATCTGGGCGAACCCTGGGCGCGTGACAAGGCCAACAAGTTTTCGCTCTGGTATCGCGCCGAACATGACGTCAATGACTGGCTGACCCTGCGCCAGATGACTCGCTGGGATCAGTCCCACAAGGATCGCTATGTCGTCGATCTACGCGGCCTGGGTCCGGATGGCCGCACCCTCGCCCGCCGCGCCACTGACGGCGAAGAGCGAATCAAGACTCTGGACATGCAGCTCGAGGCCATCGCCCGTTTCGCCACCGGCGGCCTGAACCATACGGTGCTTGCCGGCTTCGAGTACATCGACGGCAAACGTCGCAGCCGCAGCGACCGCGCATCCCTGACTTCCATCGATATTTTCAATCCGGTCTACGGCGCCACACCCAGCCCTTTTGCATTCAGTGAAAAGGCCAGTTTCGACCTGACCGCCTACAGCTTTTACCTGCAAGACCAGATTGATCTGAACGAACAATGGAAGCTGATCCTCGGCGCCCGCTACGATGACACCCGCCAGCGAAACACCACAGTGGGCACCTCTGACATTACCCGCACCGACGTGGACCCCGGCAAGGTGTCGCCACGTATCGGCCTGGTTTATCAACCCACCGACTGGCTTGCGCTCTACACCAGTTACAGCACGTCATTCACCCCGCAGAGCGATATCCAGCGTAACGGCAGCCTCCTGGACCCGGAAGAAGGTATTCAGTATGAAGTGGGCGCAAAATTCGATCTGATCCCGGACCGTCTGAGCGCTACCTTGTCAGCCTTCGAGATCACCCGCCAGAACGTTGCCGCTACAGACCCCGAAGACGACAACTATTCAGTGCAGACCGGTGAGCAGCGCGTACGTGGTGTCGAACTGGACGTCAGTGGCACGCCGCTGGAAGGCTGGGAGATCATCGGCAATATCAGCGCGCTGAATGCTGAAGTGACCAAGGACACCACCATCCAGGTCGGCAACACGCTTGAAGGCGTGCCGACCCTGAGTGGTTCGCTGTGGTCCAGTTATCAGTTGCAGGAAGGTGCGTTGAGAGGGCTGGGCTTTGGTGCCGGGGTGATCGCTGTCGGCGAGCGTCAGGGTGATATCGACAATACCTATGACGTGGGCGGCTATGCCCGGATCGACGCCAGTCTGTTCTACGACATTGATGAAAACATCCGGGTATCACTCAATGGCCGCAATCTGACCGACCGCAAATATATCGAAACCGTTGCCAGTACCGATGGTAACTATGCTGGTGCACCGGCATCGGTGGTCGCGACCTTGAGTGCCAGGTTCTAG
- the kdsB gene encoding 3-deoxy-manno-octulosonate cytidylyltransferase, with product MASHPQRVAIVIPARYASTRLPGKPLADIAGKPMVQHVYERALEAAIADTVVIATDDQRVADAARSFGAACVMTSPDHPSGTDRLAEVMSQVDADIYVNLQGDEPLVRPADIVTLVKGMLADASVQVGTLCHPIDSAEAGNPNTVKVVLAANGNALYFSRSPIPYPREAETATYLKHVGVYAYRREVLTSYSGLSQPMIEHAEKLEQLRLLTAGYCIRAWVVEPTGPGVDTPECLEKVRALIEGRSLPGLPALADIRLVITDVDGVLTDGGIFYDATGECLKRFHVRDGMGMRMLEENGVRVAVLSGRDSATLRKRVADLGVELCQFGIKDKKAACEQLMAAAGVTAGQTACIGDDSIDLPAFAACGLSFAVADAPIYVQQQATHVLQRAGGTGAFREVSDSILIAQGKADVLGSAAGYASVMAKMAQ from the coding sequence ATGGCCAGCCATCCGCAACGTGTCGCCATCGTCATCCCGGCAAGATACGCATCCACCCGCCTCCCCGGTAAACCGCTTGCCGACATCGCGGGCAAACCCATGGTGCAGCATGTGTATGAGCGCGCTCTGGAAGCCGCCATTGCCGATACAGTGGTGATTGCCACCGACGACCAGCGTGTGGCCGACGCGGCGCGCAGCTTTGGCGCGGCCTGTGTGATGACATCCCCTGACCATCCTTCGGGCACTGATCGCCTGGCCGAAGTCATGAGTCAGGTCGACGCCGATATCTACGTCAACCTGCAAGGCGACGAGCCTCTGGTAAGGCCTGCGGATATTGTCACACTGGTGAAGGGCATGCTCGCCGATGCGTCCGTGCAGGTCGGCACGCTCTGCCATCCGATAGACTCGGCCGAAGCAGGCAACCCCAATACCGTCAAAGTGGTCCTGGCCGCCAACGGCAATGCGCTGTATTTCAGCCGCTCGCCAATTCCTTACCCCCGCGAAGCTGAAACCGCCACCTACCTCAAGCATGTCGGAGTCTATGCCTACCGTCGCGAGGTGCTGACCAGCTACTCCGGCTTGTCCCAGCCAATGATCGAACACGCGGAAAAACTGGAACAACTGCGCCTGCTGACCGCCGGTTACTGCATTCGTGCCTGGGTGGTGGAGCCCACCGGCCCTGGCGTCGATACCCCTGAATGCCTGGAGAAAGTCCGCGCCCTGATCGAAGGCCGTTCACTGCCAGGCCTACCTGCGCTGGCCGATATTCGTCTGGTAATTACCGATGTCGACGGCGTACTGACCGATGGCGGTATTTTCTACGACGCCACCGGCGAATGCCTGAAACGCTTCCACGTGCGCGACGGCATGGGTATGCGCATGCTGGAAGAAAACGGCGTACGCGTGGCCGTGTTGTCGGGCCGCGACTCGGCTACTTTGCGCAAACGCGTGGCTGATCTGGGCGTCGAGCTTTGCCAGTTCGGTATCAAGGATAAAAAGGCAGCCTGCGAGCAGTTGATGGCTGCCGCAGGCGTTACTGCCGGGCAAACAGCCTGTATCGGTGATGATTCCATTGACCTGCCAGCCTTTGCTGCCTGCGGCCTGTCGTTCGCCGTGGCCGATGCACCGATATACGTGCAGCAGCAAGCCACCCATGTGCTGCAACGCGCAGGTGGCACCGGTGCATTCCGTGAGGTTTCCGACTCCATTCTGATTGCTCAGGGCAAAGCCGATGTGCTGGGCTCAGCCGCCGGTTATGCGTCGGTCATGGCAAAGATGGCCCAGTAA
- the fliB gene encoding flagellin lysine-N-methylase: MGIQSARAFKYVQEFSCIAERCEDNCCKGNWRIAVSNRSHDLYSREFPELLNLIVKDDSGYQMDKTGGQCGALQGGRCQIHAQQGEAVLTDTCANYPRMYRRINNSLVKSATMSCPEVARIGLFGEAPFQIEEGPQDDHHLYAAANQEFPGIDQAQWRSVVESLLQITLSKKLPVGQVLLRLYDISAQLSELPHARWVEEIPLLADNTSNLQEDTSEPILADPLLIVLINVLNSPGAPSSLRQQILTSSLIVPGETPAQAQWTLRSEYRHLYTEKLQHSLDLILKRFIAAEMTRTGFPFISNTSAGQDYGLSLTEWATTLAIRTLTLRNLLIAHCDVTNQLAPDKQQTVDLVYRFCRAASHNAVTAAERTLRNAITDKGLAYLKTLINQVNA, translated from the coding sequence ATGGGCATTCAGTCCGCCAGGGCTTTCAAATACGTACAAGAGTTTTCATGCATTGCCGAGCGTTGCGAAGACAACTGCTGCAAGGGTAACTGGCGCATTGCGGTCAGCAATCGTAGCCATGACCTGTACAGCCGGGAGTTTCCCGAACTCTTGAATCTGATCGTCAAGGACGATTCGGGCTACCAGATGGACAAGACGGGTGGCCAGTGCGGCGCGCTGCAAGGCGGACGTTGCCAGATCCATGCCCAGCAGGGTGAAGCAGTTCTCACCGATACTTGTGCCAACTACCCTCGCATGTATCGCCGTATCAATAACTCGTTGGTGAAGTCCGCAACCATGAGCTGCCCCGAAGTTGCCCGTATCGGACTGTTTGGCGAAGCGCCGTTCCAGATCGAAGAAGGTCCGCAGGACGACCATCATCTCTACGCCGCCGCCAATCAGGAATTCCCCGGTATCGATCAGGCCCAGTGGCGTTCGGTGGTGGAGTCTCTGCTGCAAATCACCCTGTCGAAGAAACTGCCGGTTGGCCAGGTATTGCTGCGCCTGTACGACATTTCTGCGCAACTTTCGGAACTGCCACATGCCCGTTGGGTCGAGGAAATCCCGCTGCTGGCCGACAACACCAGCAACCTTCAGGAAGATACCAGCGAGCCGATTCTTGCCGACCCTTTGCTGATCGTGCTGATCAATGTCTTGAACTCGCCGGGCGCCCCCTCCTCCTTGCGCCAGCAGATACTCACCTCTTCACTCATCGTGCCCGGCGAAACCCCGGCACAGGCGCAATGGACCCTGCGCAGCGAATATCGCCACCTGTATACGGAAAAACTGCAACACAGCCTGGATCTGATCCTGAAGCGTTTCATTGCGGCCGAAATGACCCGCACCGGTTTCCCGTTCATCTCCAACACCAGTGCCGGGCAGGATTACGGCCTGAGCCTGACCGAGTGGGCCACCACCCTGGCGATCCGCACCCTGACCCTGCGCAACCTGCTAATCGCGCATTGCGATGTAACCAACCAGTTGGCGCCGGACAAACAGCAGACCGTGGACCTTGTCTACCGCTTCTGCCGGGCTGCCAGCCATAACGCAGTGACCGCCGCCGAACGGACCTTGCGCAACGCAATCACCGACAAAGGCCTTGCCTACCTGAAGACGCTGATCAATCAAGTGAATGCCTGA
- the trhP gene encoding prephenate-dependent tRNA uridine(34) hydroxylase TrhP — translation MTPFTPELLAPAGTLKNMRYAFAYGADAVYAGQPRYSLRVRNNEFDHANLALGINEAQAQGKRFYVVVNIAPHNAKLKTFLKDLEPVIAMAPDALIMSDPGLIMLVRKHFPQMPIHLSVQANTVNWASVEFWQQQGLSRIILSRELSLEEIDEIRQQVPAMELEVFVHGALCMAYSGRCLLSGYLNKRDANQGSCTNACRWKYSAQEATENPLGDIVQVYEPEPTLSAGAPTDQVFLLQENNRPDELMPAFEDEHGTYIMNSKDLRAVQHVERLTRMGVHSLKIEGRTKSHFYCARTTQVYRRAIDDAVAGREFDRSLMTDLESLAHRGYTEGFLRRHVHDEYQNYQNGSSVSERQQFVGELTGERRDGLAEVRVKNRFSLGDPMELMTPRGNFHFDLQQLQNAKGEAIETAPGDGHTVYLPIPIEVDLGFGLLMRDVGG, via the coding sequence ATGACACCCTTTACCCCGGAACTGCTCGCCCCCGCTGGTACCCTGAAAAACATGCGGTATGCCTTCGCCTACGGAGCCGATGCGGTCTATGCCGGCCAGCCGCGCTACAGCTTGCGGGTGCGTAACAACGAATTCGATCACGCCAACCTGGCACTCGGCATCAACGAGGCTCAGGCTCAAGGCAAGCGTTTCTACGTCGTGGTGAACATCGCACCGCACAACGCCAAGCTCAAGACCTTCCTCAAAGACCTTGAACCCGTAATCGCCATGGCTCCAGACGCGCTGATCATGTCCGACCCCGGCCTGATCATGCTGGTACGCAAGCACTTCCCGCAGATGCCGATTCACCTGTCGGTGCAAGCCAACACCGTGAACTGGGCCAGCGTCGAGTTCTGGCAACAGCAGGGCCTGAGCCGGATCATCCTGTCTCGCGAGCTGTCCCTGGAAGAAATCGACGAAATCCGCCAGCAGGTTCCTGCCATGGAGCTGGAAGTATTCGTCCACGGCGCGCTGTGCATGGCCTATTCCGGCCGCTGCCTGTTGTCGGGCTACCTCAACAAGCGTGACGCCAACCAAGGCAGTTGCACCAACGCCTGCCGCTGGAAATATTCTGCGCAAGAAGCCACGGAAAACCCGCTTGGCGACATTGTGCAAGTCTATGAGCCCGAACCGACCCTGAGCGCAGGCGCGCCGACCGATCAGGTGTTCCTGTTGCAGGAAAACAATCGCCCGGATGAGCTGATGCCCGCCTTCGAGGACGAACACGGCACCTACATCATGAACTCCAAAGACCTGCGCGCTGTACAGCATGTCGAGCGCCTGACCCGCATGGGCGTGCATTCATTGAAAATCGAAGGCCGGACCAAATCCCACTTCTATTGCGCCCGCACTACACAGGTCTACCGCCGGGCAATCGACGACGCCGTAGCCGGCCGCGAATTCGACCGCAGCCTGATGACCGATCTGGAATCCCTGGCCCATCGCGGCTACACCGAAGGCTTCCTGCGCCGCCATGTCCACGACGAATACCAGAACTACCAGAACGGCAGCTCGGTTTCAGAACGACAGCAGTTCGTCGGCGAACTGACCGGCGAACGCCGCGACGGGCTGGCCGAAGTCCGGGTCAAGAATCGCTTCAGCCTCGGCGACCCTATGGAACTGATGACACCCAGGGGCAACTTCCACTTTGACTTGCAGCAGTTGCAGAACGCCAAAGGAGAAGCCATCGAAACCGCGCCCGGGGACGGGCATACGGTGTACTTGCCTATTCCCATTGAGGTGGACTTGGGGTTTGGGTTGTTGATGCGAGATGTGGGAGGTTGA
- a CDS encoding di-heme-cytochrome C peroxidase has protein sequence MTVKSVLAALSIGVGSLTSAVVLADEYSLDQNWSAKDLAVWQDTSQGSRLVPLSWMMALEIKGSKVPFMSDANIEKYGYTPRTLEFDYKSYRLPLGFVVDQGSDKSLTFSRLRWKSNQSDKEPWVGMNCAACHTANVSYGGHTWEVQGGPTNADFQKFVDAFRDALIDTQSDDEKFDRFAAKVLAGDDTEGNRQLLSSSLNELNLFLEKSASLYKTDLVYGPGRVDAVGHILNRVAQLNGAPHPTPNPSDAPVSYPFLWNTSQHDKVQWNGVAPNKRLGPDGLDVGALARNASEVVGVFGDVAFRSNSLFKGFVSSVRIDNLDQLERTLQRLKPPKWPEKLGAIDPVKVEQGARLFDNNCSSCHLPLSRDDLKSKIVAQMTPISTRPESLQSINTDPWMACNAVQFISDPGKLKGALLNTFDGVVTDQTTLVTQLGVTAREILLNQKKDLLELAFKDYLDVKPSPPRVVHKSAFSLLSFASSEKNKRLQACYALNIQEYPTLAYKARPLTGIWATAPYLHNGSVRTLYDLLLPPDARPSSFKTGSIVFDPKAVGFIDANGPGAPFTFDTSLPGNSKAGHDYGASSFNDDERYALIEYMKTL, from the coding sequence ATGACAGTGAAGTCTGTGTTGGCAGCATTAAGCATTGGGGTTGGAAGTCTGACATCGGCAGTGGTACTGGCAGATGAGTACAGTCTGGATCAAAACTGGAGTGCGAAAGATCTCGCAGTCTGGCAGGACACTTCTCAAGGATCGCGTCTGGTTCCTCTGAGCTGGATGATGGCCTTGGAAATAAAAGGCTCGAAAGTGCCTTTCATGTCTGATGCGAATATTGAAAAGTATGGTTATACACCGCGTACTCTGGAGTTCGACTACAAGAGTTATCGGTTGCCCTTGGGGTTTGTGGTCGATCAAGGCAGTGACAAGTCCCTGACGTTTTCTCGCCTGCGCTGGAAGAGCAACCAGTCTGACAAGGAACCTTGGGTGGGAATGAACTGCGCGGCCTGTCACACGGCCAATGTTTCCTACGGTGGCCATACCTGGGAAGTTCAGGGCGGCCCCACCAATGCCGATTTCCAGAAGTTTGTTGATGCCTTCCGCGATGCGCTGATCGACACCCAGAGTGATGATGAAAAATTTGATCGCTTTGCGGCAAAGGTCCTTGCAGGTGACGACACCGAAGGTAATCGTCAGCTTCTGTCCAGTTCACTGAATGAGTTGAATCTTTTCCTTGAGAAAAGCGCATCGCTCTATAAGACGGATCTGGTGTATGGCCCCGGCCGAGTTGATGCTGTGGGGCATATCCTCAACCGTGTGGCGCAGCTCAATGGTGCGCCACACCCAACGCCCAATCCCTCGGATGCTCCCGTCAGCTATCCGTTCCTGTGGAACACTTCCCAGCACGATAAAGTGCAATGGAACGGTGTTGCTCCAAACAAGCGACTGGGTCCGGATGGCCTGGATGTTGGCGCTCTTGCGCGCAACGCCTCGGAAGTCGTGGGGGTCTTCGGTGATGTGGCCTTTCGCTCAAATTCGCTTTTCAAGGGCTTTGTTTCAAGCGTGCGCATCGATAACCTTGATCAGCTCGAGCGCACGTTGCAGCGCCTGAAACCACCGAAATGGCCTGAAAAACTCGGAGCTATCGATCCTGTGAAGGTGGAGCAGGGCGCCAGACTGTTCGACAACAATTGTTCAAGCTGCCATTTACCGTTGTCACGCGATGATCTGAAAAGCAAGATCGTCGCTCAGATGACGCCTATCAGTACGAGGCCCGAAAGCCTTCAAAGCATCAATACGGACCCTTGGATGGCCTGTAATGCGGTCCAGTTCATCAGTGATCCTGGCAAGCTCAAGGGCGCGCTTCTCAACACATTCGACGGTGTTGTCACCGATCAGACGACGTTGGTTACACAGTTGGGCGTAACGGCACGAGAAATATTGCTGAACCAGAAGAAAGACCTTCTTGAGCTGGCGTTCAAGGATTACCTGGATGTCAAGCCGTCACCGCCACGAGTCGTACACAAGAGCGCTTTCTCCTTGCTGAGCTTTGCCTCGTCCGAAAAGAACAAGCGACTCCAGGCCTGCTATGCACTGAATATTCAGGAGTATCCGACTCTTGCCTACAAGGCGCGCCCATTGACGGGCATCTGGGCAACAGCGCCTTACCTGCACAACGGCTCGGTACGCACGCTATATGATCTGCTGCTTCCCCCTGATGCACGTCCTTCGAGTTTCAAGACGGGCTCGATTGTGTTCGATCCGAAGGCTGTCGGTTTTATCGATGCCAATGGGCCTGGTGCCCCCTTCACTTTCGATACGTCCTTACCGGGGAACTCGAAGGCAGGTCATGACTATGGTGCATCATCGTTCAACGATGACGAGCGCTATGCGTTGATCGAGTACATGAAAACCCTTTAG
- a CDS encoding NADP-dependent oxidoreductase produces the protein MKAFFIERYGKNSGRFAELPDPQVGPNDVLVQVHATSVNLLDSKIRKGEFKLILPYSFPLVLGNDLAGVVVRTGAGVRHFKPGDEVYARPPQERIGTFAELICVKEDSLALKPKNISMEEAASVPLVALTAWQVLVETARVKKGQKVLIHAGSGGVGTIAIQLAKHLGAFVATTTSTSNVQWVKALGADVVIDYTQQSFESELHDYDVVLNSLGPDVLERSLKVLKPGGQLISISGPPTPLFADEQKLSWGLKQIMRVLSYGIRKKAREFDVSYAFVFMQANGAQLREISTLIESGAIKPVIDRSFPLESTAEALSYVEQGRSKGKVVINVR, from the coding sequence ATGAAGGCATTTTTCATTGAGCGCTACGGCAAAAACAGCGGACGTTTTGCCGAGTTACCCGACCCGCAAGTGGGGCCCAACGACGTACTGGTTCAAGTGCATGCCACAAGCGTCAATCTTCTGGATTCCAAGATCAGGAAAGGTGAGTTCAAGCTGATCCTGCCGTATTCCTTTCCACTGGTGCTGGGCAACGACCTGGCTGGCGTTGTGGTTCGTACGGGGGCGGGTGTGCGGCACTTCAAGCCAGGTGATGAGGTTTATGCGCGCCCTCCCCAGGAGCGCATCGGCACCTTCGCCGAGCTTATCTGCGTCAAGGAAGATTCACTGGCCCTGAAACCCAAGAACATAAGCATGGAGGAAGCAGCCTCTGTCCCTTTGGTCGCTCTGACGGCCTGGCAGGTACTGGTCGAGACAGCCAGAGTAAAGAAAGGGCAGAAGGTACTTATACATGCCGGTTCAGGCGGCGTTGGAACCATCGCCATTCAGCTTGCCAAACACCTTGGAGCCTTTGTTGCCACAACGACCAGTACGAGCAATGTCCAGTGGGTGAAAGCGCTGGGCGCGGACGTTGTCATCGATTACACGCAGCAAAGCTTCGAGAGCGAACTGCACGACTATGACGTCGTACTCAATAGCCTGGGCCCCGATGTTCTGGAAAGATCGCTCAAGGTTCTGAAGCCTGGTGGCCAGCTCATTTCCATCTCCGGGCCACCGACGCCCTTGTTCGCTGACGAGCAGAAATTGTCCTGGGGACTAAAGCAGATCATGCGGGTTCTGAGCTATGGCATCAGAAAGAAAGCACGCGAATTCGACGTCAGCTATGCATTCGTTTTCATGCAGGCAAATGGTGCCCAACTGCGTGAAATCAGCACACTGATCGAATCCGGTGCAATCAAGCCGGTGATAGATCGGTCCTTCCCGTTAGAGTCGACAGCAGAGGCTCTGAGTTATGTGGAACAGGGGCGCTCAAAAGGCAAGGTGGTCATTAACGTCAGGTAA